One Chloroflexota bacterium genomic window, AGGGGTCGTGGCTCCCCGGCTCCGGCCGAGAGGAAGACCCAGCCCGGATCGTCGGTCGAGTCGGCAGGGGCGCCACCGAGGAGCACTGGCCGACCCCGCTCGAGGTACGCGGCGAGGGCGGCCCGCGTCTCGGGATGGAGGGCGACCTCGAGGGTCTTGCCACCCTTGGCATGGCGGAACGCGATGACCGATCGGACGAGGTCGATATCGTCGAGTCGGAGGAGCCGGACCGAGCTGTTGCGGGCGGCGGTCGTCACGAAGAGCGACACGATCGCCCGGTCGCGCAGGTCGAGCGGACGATCGCCCGCACAGCCCGCCTCGAGCGCCCGCAGGTCGGCGAGGGTGGCGCTCTTCGGCGGGGTCTCCTCGGATGGCAGGAGCGGATTGCGGGCCGTCCGCCGCCGCGAGCGGCGGAACGGGTCGACCCCGATGATCCCCTCATCGACGAGCCAGATCGCCAAGGAGCGCAACGGTCGGACATACGCGTTGACGCTGTTCACCGAGAGGGTCGCCACCGACCCTGCCCGGAGGGAGCGGCCGAGCGCATCGGGGGCGCCCCGCCAGACCCCGGCCACCTTCGGCCGGGCGCGCAGCGCGGTGACGTACTCGACGAGGGTCGGAAAGTCGAGCGACGCGGTCGTGAGCGGTCGCTCCGTCGCCTCGAGCCAGCCGGTGAAGCGGGCGAAGTCGTCGGCGTGCTTGCGGCGGGTCACCGGCCCCCAGGCGGCACCGAACGTCATCGTGTATTCGGCGATCAACGGCCGCAGTGCGACGGCGGGGAGTGGCTCCGGCGCTCGCCGGCCGACGGTCGCCAGCGGCTGGGCCAGGGCGGCGTTCGGGGCCAACGGGAGGACCGCCGGCCGCTTCTCGTGGAGCGGTCGCCGCCCGCGCGTGCGGGGGGCCTCGACAGTGGCGTCGGATCGCGATAGCATGACGCGACAATACGTCAGTCTGACGCTCTCAGCAACCAGTCGTCAGGGGAGGATCACCCGATGCCACGAGGGGACGACGAGTTCCGCACCCGCATGCGCGAGGTCCTTGCCCGCTCCGGTCGCTCGATGCGCGGGCTGTCGGCCGCGTTCGGTCGCGATCCGGGCTATATCGCGGCGCTCCTCGATCCCTCCCGGCCCTCACGGGCCCGCCCGACCCCGGCCGATCTGCTCCGGGCGTCCGATGCGACGGGGATCAGCTTCGTCGAGCTGCTCGAGCTGCTGTGGGGGATCGATCGAGCCCGCCTCGCCGACGAGCTCACCTCGCTCGGTGCCCTTCGCTCGGCGGACCGCCGACTCGAGCGGCTGAGCGAGACCGAGCGGAGCGAGGTGGCGGCCTTCATCGCGTTCGTCGTCGAGCGCCACGAGCGAGGGTCGGGCCGCCGATCAGCGCGCTGACCCGACCGCGGCCCGCGCCGAGCGTCCGCGCCGAGTGTCCGCGCCCGGGAGGTACGATTGGTTCCCATGTCGTCGATCACCGTCACCCACGCGCGGGTGAACCGTTCCGCTTGGGCGCCAGCGGCCGTCGCGACGTGACGGCGCGGCATGCCAGGCCCGGCGGCAGCGTGAGCGGGGCGCCCGCGGTCTGGCTGCGGATCGAGGGCCTCGCCGGCTTCATCGTGGGGATCGCGATCTACCTCGCAAACGGGGGCCAGGTCCTCTTCCTCATCCCGCTCCTCCTCGCCGTCGATCTCTCGATGATCGGCTATCTCATCGGCCCTCGACCGGGGAGCGTGACGTACAACCTCGCCCATAACTGGGCCGTCGGGCTCCTCGTCCTCGGCGCTGGCTGGGCGTCCGCCGCCGTGCCGGCGCTCCTCGTCGGCTCGGTCCTGATCGCGCACGTCGGGATCGACCGTCTTGCCGGCTACGGGCTCAAATACCCGAGCTCGTTCGGGGACACCCACCTCGGGCGCATCGGGCGCTGAGCGACGGTTCGGACGCGGGCGCCCGTCCGCGGGGGTCTCCCGGACCCTCCTAGCCCGAACTTCCAGCGCCCGGCGGGCCTGATCGGGGCCTGTCACGACCCTTC contains:
- a CDS encoding DUF4260 domain-containing protein translates to MTARHARPGGSVSGAPAVWLRIEGLAGFIVGIAIYLANGGQVLFLIPLLLAVDLSMIGYLIGPRPGSVTYNLAHNWAVGLLVLGAGWASAAVPALLVGSVLIAHVGIDRLAGYGLKYPSSFGDTHLGRIGR
- a CDS encoding tyrosine-type recombinase/integrase gives rise to the protein MLSRSDATVEAPRTRGRRPLHEKRPAVLPLAPNAALAQPLATVGRRAPEPLPAVALRPLIAEYTMTFGAAWGPVTRRKHADDFARFTGWLEATERPLTTASLDFPTLVEYVTALRARPKVAGVWRGAPDALGRSLRAGSVATLSVNSVNAYVRPLRSLAIWLVDEGIIGVDPFRRSRRRTARNPLLPSEETPPKSATLADLRALEAGCAGDRPLDLRDRAIVSLFVTTAARNSSVRLLRLDDIDLVRSVIAFRHAKGGKTLEVALHPETRAALAAYLERGRPVLLGGAPADSTDDPGWVFLSAGAGEPRPLTMNALSLMLRRRYHAGGGTLRTFGSHRIRHGTATLLVNNGMALE